The bacterium sequence GGGGCGTCGCGGGATTGGACGTCGGGCAGGCCGTCGCGGTCCGCCGCGGCGTGGTGGTGGCGGTTGAAGCCGCGGAGGGTACCGACGCGATGATCCAGCGCGCCGGCGCCCTCGCCCGGGGTGTGTCGATCGTCAAGGTGAGCCGTCCCAACCAGGATCCCCGCTACGACCTTCCCGTCGTGGGGCCGCAGACGATCGCGGCGCTCGCGGGCGCCGCGGGCGCCGCGCTGGCGGTCGAGGCCGCCCGGACGATCCTGCTCGACCGGGAGCGGCTGGTGGCGGCAGCCGATGCCGCCGGGATCGCGGTTGCGTCGGTCGATGTTGCCCCGGGTATGGGCTGACCCCGCGTGCCGGTCGCGACATCATCCGCCGCACGCGTTGTCGTTATCGCCGGGGAGGTCTCGGGGGATCACCAGGGGCGCGGGCTGATCGCCGCGCTCCGCCGTGCGCGTCCGGATCTCTCCGTGTCGGCGGTCGGCGGTCCGGAGATGGCGGCCGCGGGGGCGGACGTGCTGGTGGACAGCACGCGCTGGGGGGTGATCGGCTACGCCGAAGCGTACGTGCGGCTGCCCGTGTTTGCCGCCCGGTTCTGGCGCATCGTTCGGCTGGTTGAGCGCGTGCGCCCGGATCTGCTGCTGCTGATCGATTTCCCCGGGATGAACCGGGAGGTCGTGGCGCGGTTCTCCGGGCGGCTGCCGATCGCCTATTTCTTTCCTCCGCAGACGTACGGCCGGCGCGGGACGTCCGCCATCCGCATGGCGCGGGCCGCGGTGCGCCTGCTGGCCGTGTTTCCGTTCGAGGCCGAGGCGTACCGCCGCGCCGGGGCCGACGTCGTGTACGTGGGACATCCTGCGGTGGACGCGGCGGACCGGGCATCGGCGAGGCGGGAGGCGGTGCGCGCCGAGTGGGGCGCTGGGGGCGCGACGGTGCTCGGGTTGCTGCCGGGGAGTCGAGCGCAGGAGGTGCGCAGCCTGCTGGCGCCGATGCTCGACGCGGCGCGCGAGCTCGGCCGGAGGCGGCCGGTCCGGTGCGTGTTGCCGCTCGCCGCTCCCTTTCTGCACTCTGAGGTCGCGTCGGCGATCGCGCGCTCCGGCGTCGACGTCCGGGTGGTCGACGGCCGCGCCCTCGACGTCATGGCCGCGGCGGACGCCATCGTCGTGGCCTCGGGCACCGCGCCGGTGGAGGCGGCATGCGTGGGCGTGCCGATGGTGGTGGTGTACCGTGTCTCGGCGATCACGGAGTGGATCGCGCGACGGTTTGTCCTGACGCCGGAGGTCGGCTCGGCGGGATTCTCGACCCCGAGCATCGTGCTGGGGCGTCCGGTCGTTCCGGAACTGCTGCAGCGGGCGGTCACCGGCCCGCGGATTTACGATGAGCTCTCGCGGCTCTTCGATGGCGGCGCCGAGCGCCAGCGTGTCGACCTCGCGGCGGTACGCGAGCGCCTCGGGCCGGCCGGTGTGTTGAACCGCGTCGCGGCCGAGGTTCTCGGCATGCTGGACAGGCGGGCGGAGGCCACGATACGATAGAGTGAGTGCGCGAGGGGCGCCGCATGCTGCGGCGCGGCGGTGCGCGCGGGAATCCGTGGATATCTATATCAGGCGGCGCGGGGACCGATGGAGCGTTTCTACGGATCGATGACGTACCGGGAGCGTCGGCAAACGAGCACGCGATGTCGAGTACCACGAGATCCGCGGTGTTGATGGCACGCCGGGTCATGCTGTGGGCGATTCCGATCGTCCTCGTTGCCGCGCTGGCCTGGAGTCTCATGCCGCGGGGAGGCCCGCAGCCGAACACCGCGCCGCGGCCACCCGCCGCCGCGACACCGCCGCAACAGGGCGGCACCGCACAGACGCCGGTATCGTCCGGCGCACAAGCCCCGGCCGCGGCCGATTCGCGCGCCGCGCAGGCCGGGAAGGGGATTCCGAACGGCGAGATGCGGTCGGGTCATCTCGTGGACACCGACGCCTCGGGCCGTCGGCGATGGCAAATCACCGCCGACGACATCGCGCTGGCGGAGGGCGGACAGGTGATGCATCTGCGAAACGTGCACGCGGTGTTCTACGACCCGAACGGATCCGCGATGACCGTGAGCGGCGCCCGGGGAGTGTACGACACCCGCACCAAGGAGGTGCGGATGACCGGGGACGTCCACGGCGTCAGCGCGAACGGCCGGCAGATCTTCGCCGACGAGCTCAACTATGCTCCCGGGACGGAGCAGGTCACCGGGACCGGCAACATCCGCGTGGTCGAGGAGCGCGTCATCATGTACTCGGACCGAATGGTCTCCGACACACGGCTCGGGCAGACGCAGTTCTTCGGCCACGTGCACATGACGGTGCGGTGAGGCTGTTGTTCCGACGGGGAACCAGACCATCGTGCGGGCGCGCCCGGGCCAGCCGGCGCGCGGTCGCCGCGCTTGGGACCGCGCTGGCGGTTCAGCTCGCGCTGCTCGGTACCGGTTCGGCGTGGGGGCAGACGCCGAGCGCCCCCACCCAGGGCCCCGGAGCCCCGGCGTCGCCGCCCGTGCCGGTCGAGGTGACCGGCGCCACCCAGATCGACTACGATGCGAAGACCGAGGAGTACACGTTCCGCGGGCCCCGGGTCGTCGTGACCCGAGGCGAACAACGGCTGGTCGCCCCCGTGATCTTCTATCGCGCATCGACGCGGCGCGCCGAGCTTCCTGAACGGGGCACGGTGTCGACGCCGACCGAAGAGCTCACTGCGGACCACATCGTAGCCGAACTCGGCGCCCGCCATCTCCTCGCCGAGGGCCAGGCGGCAGGACGCTTTCTCGACCAGGGCGTATGGGCGTCGATGACCGCCGACCGCGTGGAAGTCTGGGACCAGGCCGATCGGCGCGACGTCGTGGCGAACGGCCACGTCGTGGCGACCCGTGGCGACCAGGAGCTTCGAGGTGACCGGGTCACCTACGATCGCGTCGCGCAGCACGCGACGGTCGACGGTGACGCGGTGGCCACGCGCGGAGGCGATCGGTTGCAGGCGGACCAGGTCGTTGCCGACCTGGCGACGCGG is a genomic window containing:
- the lpxB gene encoding lipid-A-disaccharide synthase; translated protein: MPVATSSAARVVVIAGEVSGDHQGRGLIAALRRARPDLSVSAVGGPEMAAAGADVLVDSTRWGVIGYAEAYVRLPVFAARFWRIVRLVERVRPDLLLLIDFPGMNREVVARFSGRLPIAYFFPPQTYGRRGTSAIRMARAAVRLLAVFPFEAEAYRRAGADVVYVGHPAVDAADRASARREAVRAEWGAGGATVLGLLPGSRAQEVRSLLAPMLDAARELGRRRPVRCVLPLAAPFLHSEVASAIARSGVDVRVVDGRALDVMAAADAIVVASGTAPVEAACVGVPMVVVYRVSAITEWIARRFVLTPEVGSAGFSTPSIVLGRPVVPELLQRAVTGPRIYDELSRLFDGGAERQRVDLAAVRERLGPAGVLNRVAAEVLGMLDRRAEATIR
- the lptC gene encoding LPS export ABC transporter periplasmic protein LptC yields the protein MSSTTRSAVLMARRVMLWAIPIVLVAALAWSLMPRGGPQPNTAPRPPAAATPPQQGGTAQTPVSSGAQAPAAADSRAAQAGKGIPNGEMRSGHLVDTDASGRRRWQITADDIALAEGGQVMHLRNVHAVFYDPNGSAMTVSGARGVYDTRTKEVRMTGDVHGVSANGRQIFADELNYAPGTEQVTGTGNIRVVEERVIMYSDRMVSDTRLGQTQFFGHVHMTVR
- a CDS encoding LptA/OstA family protein: MRLLFRRGTRPSCGRARASRRAVAALGTALAVQLALLGTGSAWGQTPSAPTQGPGAPASPPVPVEVTGATQIDYDAKTEEYTFRGPRVVVTRGEQRLVAPVIFYRASTRRAELPERGTVSTPTEELTADHIVAELGARHLLAEGQAAGRFLDQGVWASMTADRVEVWDQADRRDVVANGHVVATRGDQELRGDRVTYDRVAQHATVDGDAVATRGGDRLQADQVVADLATRDAVATGHVTLDRAAEAMHGTADRATYTGRTDTTVLTGHAMLTRNRDVVTADTITVNMAQHHATADGQSKVVAYPQQGGDQGTSP